In bacterium, a single window of DNA contains:
- a CDS encoding prephenate dehydrogenase, whose protein sequence is MTLFGRVTIVGVGLVGGSLGMALRARGLAREVVGVTRVAETIDAAASRGAIDRGTVTPEEGVAGAELVVLATPPDLVIPMAERVLPRLESGTILTDVTSVKGEIVRSIEPLAGPRGTAFVGGHPMAGNAGRGIAAADAALFEGAVYLLTPTARSSSGAVARLSDLARAIGARPAVLDPDKHDRAVAIVSHLPYLVAAALMGISDGAEQAAGPAFLGATRVAGSPTALWGQICRLNQGPIAEAVRAFQSELARLEASLADGERFGALLERARAARTRLGALRGDG, encoded by the coding sequence GTGACCCTGTTCGGACGCGTCACGATCGTCGGCGTAGGCCTCGTCGGAGGCTCGCTCGGGATGGCGCTGCGCGCCCGCGGCCTCGCGCGCGAGGTCGTGGGCGTGACGCGCGTCGCGGAGACGATCGACGCGGCCGCCTCCCGCGGGGCGATCGACCGCGGGACGGTGACACCCGAGGAAGGCGTCGCCGGCGCGGAGCTCGTCGTGCTCGCGACCCCGCCGGACCTCGTGATCCCCATGGCGGAGCGCGTGCTCCCGCGCCTCGAGTCGGGCACGATCCTCACCGACGTCACGAGCGTCAAGGGCGAGATCGTGCGCTCGATCGAGCCGCTCGCCGGACCGCGCGGCACCGCGTTCGTCGGCGGGCATCCGATGGCCGGGAACGCGGGGCGCGGGATCGCGGCGGCGGACGCGGCGCTGTTCGAGGGAGCCGTGTACCTCCTGACGCCGACCGCCCGCAGTTCGTCGGGGGCGGTGGCCCGACTGTCGGATCTGGCGCGCGCGATCGGCGCGCGCCCCGCGGTGCTGGATCCCGACAAGCACGATCGGGCGGTGGCGATCGTGAGCCACCTGCCGTACCTTGTCGCCGCGGCGCTGATGGGCATCTCAGACGGTGCCGAGCAGGCGGCGGGCCCGGCGTTTCTCGGCGCGACCCGGGTCGCGGGCAGCCCGACCGCACTGTGGGGGCAGATCTGCCGGCTCAACCAGGGGCCGATCGCGGAGGCCGTCCGGGCGTTTCAGTCGGAACTCGCGCGGCTCGAGGCGTCGCTCGCGGACGGGGAGCGGTTCGGCGCGCTGCTGGAGCGGGCGCGCGCCGCGCGGACGCGCCTCGGCGCGCTGCGCGGAGACGGATGA
- a CDS encoding aminodeoxychorismate/anthranilate synthase component II → MILVIDNYDSFTYNLVQYLGELGETPHVVRNDAITVAEIAELHPEAVVISPGPCTPAEAGVSAPLVAELVGRIPIFGVCLGHQCIGAACGAPVVRGEAPVHGKTSKIFHDGRTIFAGLPSPLIGTRYHSLVVDEAGLPPVLEVSARTEDGVIMGVRHRTAILEGVQFHPESVLTEHGHALLRNFLALARGGRASAADEVAASGSADYHVARGR, encoded by the coding sequence ATGATCCTCGTCATCGACAACTACGACTCGTTTACGTACAACCTCGTGCAGTACCTCGGTGAGCTCGGAGAGACGCCGCACGTCGTCCGGAACGACGCGATCACGGTCGCGGAGATCGCCGAGCTGCACCCGGAGGCGGTCGTGATCTCTCCCGGGCCGTGCACGCCCGCCGAGGCCGGCGTGAGCGCCCCCCTGGTCGCCGAGCTCGTGGGCCGGATCCCGATCTTCGGCGTGTGCCTCGGGCACCAATGCATCGGCGCGGCGTGCGGCGCTCCGGTCGTCCGCGGTGAGGCGCCCGTGCACGGCAAGACGTCGAAGATCTTCCACGACGGGCGTACGATCTTCGCGGGGCTCCCGAGCCCCCTGATTGGGACCCGCTACCACTCGCTCGTGGTGGACGAGGCCGGCCTGCCGCCCGTCCTCGAGGTGTCCGCGCGCACCGAGGACGGCGTGATCATGGGCGTGCGGCACCGCACGGCGATCCTCGAGGGCGTCCAGTTTCATCCCGAGTCGGTGCTGACCGAACACGGCCACGCGCTGCTGCGCAACTTCCTCGCGCTGGCGCGCGGCGGCCGGGCGTCCGCGGCGGACGAGGTCGCGGCGTCGGGCAGCGCCGACTACCACGTGGCCAGGGGGAGGTAA
- the trpE gene encoding anthranilate synthase component I: MTSTMVIEPGMAEFDRRAREGNLVPVSCEVLADLETPISAFMRLRHLPHAFLLESAEGNEKLARYSFLGAAPRLTLRATLSGVEITEGGATRRVAQDPLEVARDIMRRFRPVEDPSLPRFYGGLVGYFSYDLVRTIERLPHQPPDDRHFPILDLALADTVVVFDHLRHRLRIVANAFVEDGAERAYRAARERIAEWLELLRRPLPNPAPAAAEAPRLHLRSNMTRERYLEGVRRCREYIYAGDAFQIVFSQRFAAEIGDLDPLAIYRALRMINPSPFMFYLSGRDASLVGASPELLVRLEGDLLEMRPIAGTRRRGLTDVEDQELANELLADEKERAEHVMLVDLTRNDVGRISRFGTVRVPELMSVERYSHVMHIVSLVQGRLAAERDAFDVLRAVFPHGTVSGAPKVRAMEILDELEPTARGSYAGAVGYVGFGGALDTCIAIRTLAIKDGVAYAQAGGGIVADSVPESEYDETINKAKVLIRAIEAAARL, from the coding sequence ATGACGTCGACGATGGTGATCGAGCCGGGCATGGCGGAGTTCGACCGCCGCGCGCGCGAGGGAAACCTGGTGCCCGTGTCGTGCGAGGTGCTCGCGGACCTGGAGACGCCGATCTCCGCGTTCATGCGGCTCCGGCATCTCCCGCATGCGTTCCTGCTCGAAAGCGCCGAGGGGAATGAGAAGCTCGCCCGGTACTCGTTCCTCGGCGCCGCCCCGAGGCTGACCCTTCGCGCGACGCTCTCCGGCGTCGAGATCACGGAGGGAGGGGCCACGCGCCGCGTCGCCCAGGACCCGCTTGAGGTGGCGCGCGACATCATGCGGCGATTCCGTCCCGTCGAGGACCCGAGCCTGCCTCGATTTTACGGCGGCCTCGTGGGGTATTTCTCGTACGACCTGGTCCGCACGATCGAACGCCTCCCGCACCAGCCCCCCGACGACCGCCACTTCCCGATCCTGGACCTCGCCCTCGCCGACACGGTCGTGGTCTTCGACCACCTGCGGCATCGCCTGCGCATCGTGGCCAACGCGTTTGTCGAGGACGGCGCCGAGCGCGCGTACCGGGCGGCGCGCGAGCGGATCGCGGAGTGGCTCGAGCTGCTGCGCCGGCCGCTGCCGAACCCCGCGCCCGCGGCCGCGGAGGCCCCGAGGCTCCACCTGCGCTCGAACATGACGCGGGAGCGGTACCTTGAAGGGGTCCGGCGGTGCCGCGAGTACATCTACGCGGGCGACGCGTTCCAGATCGTGTTCTCGCAGCGGTTCGCCGCCGAGATCGGCGACCTCGACCCGCTCGCGATCTACCGGGCGCTCCGGATGATCAACCCCTCGCCGTTCATGTTCTACCTGTCGGGGCGTGACGCGTCGCTCGTCGGCGCCTCGCCGGAGTTGCTCGTGCGGCTCGAGGGCGATCTCCTCGAGATGCGCCCGATCGCCGGCACGCGCCGCCGGGGGCTCACGGACGTCGAGGACCAGGAGCTTGCGAACGAGCTGCTCGCGGACGAGAAGGAGCGGGCGGAGCACGTCATGCTCGTGGACCTTACCCGCAACGACGTGGGGCGGATCTCGCGGTTCGGCACCGTGCGGGTACCCGAGCTCATGTCCGTCGAGCGGTACTCGCACGTGATGCACATCGTCAGCCTGGTGCAGGGCCGCCTGGCAGCGGAGCGGGACGCGTTCGACGTGCTGCGCGCGGTGTTTCCGCACGGGACGGTGAGCGGCGCGCCGAAGGTGCGGGCGATGGAGATCCTGGACGAACTGGAGCCCACCGCGCGCGGGTCGTACGCCGGCGCCGTCGGCTACGTGGGGTTCGGCGGCGCGCTCGACACGTGCATCGCGATCCGGACGCTCGCGATCAAGGACGGCGTCGCGTATGCGCAGGCCGGGGGCGGCATCGTCGCCGACTCCGTTCCTGAGAGCGAGTACGACGAGACGATCAACAAGGCGAAGGTGCTGATCCGCGCAATCGAAGCGGCGGCGCGGCTCTAG